From the Argentina anserina chromosome 3, drPotAnse1.1, whole genome shotgun sequence genome, the window AGAAGTTGTGTGGCATATTTTCACCATTTTTCTGATGCTGCTGCATTATTTTCTTGCAACCTCCCTCATAGAATATCTTGTCTTGCATAGGAGATATGGTACAAAGCTACTTGATAAATCTGTGATGGCAGAACATTGTTTTGTGAAtgttgtaaattttttttttttggagaatTTATATGCCTGAATGATGCTGATTAGATGTCTGTATCTAGAATATGATTTTTGATCAACTAATTCTTTGACAAATACACAGATGGTGGGAATCTACCAGGGAAATCTATTAGCCTGTTAAGATACAAATTTAGGATACAGAAAAGACTGTTAATATCCAAAAAATGGTGCGTCCTAGATTTTTTATCATATGAAACAGTGTTTTCATTGATACACTTGCGATATCTTAATTGATCAGAGATAAATCTGGACATATGGCTCGCCTTGATCAAGTTACTGATTGCTATCATGATTTTACAACCATATTCATGTATATTTTTGCCattgtgtatttgtataaCGTGTTCTTGGTTCTGTTTTAGATCATGCTTGTAACAATTAAGTGGATTATAGAAAATTTGTCATTTTATGAAAACTGAGCTGCTTTGAATTTCTGCCCGCTAGTTGCCTAGTAGAAGACGCATAGATTTCCTTGTTTGAAAAGATATATTTTTGTAGTTACTGCAAATGTAGCTGAAAATGATTATGATTTGCTAGAGTTTTTTTAAAGAGTATGGATAAGTTTCCTTCTCTTTTTCGCTCTTTCTTTGTCACTAACTGTAAGTGCATTTGCTGATGGTAGTGATGGCCGTGAAATGGGAGCAAAGCGTCAGCGGCTTGACCACCGTCTTGATCACCGAATTGACCAGGGATCTTCATTCTATGCAAATTCCCCTGGTTCAAGTTATCTGTTCAATCCAACTCCCTCTGCATTTGTTGGACAACCGCCACCTTTTCCTGTTGTCAAACTTCGTGGTCTACCATTTGATTGCACAGAAGCTGATGTTGTTGAGTTCTTCCATGGTCTTGACATTGTTGATATTCTCTTCGTGCACAAGAATAGCAAGGTCACAGGGGAAGCCTTTTGTGTTTTAGGATATCCTCTTCAGGTTGATTTTGCCCTTCAAAGGAATAGGCAGAACATGGGCAGGAGATATGTTGAGGTGTTCAGAAGTAAGAGACAGGAATATTACAGGGCAATAGCAAATGAAGTTGCCGATTCTCGTAGTGCTTCTCCTCGCAGAAACGCCCCAAGGGCTAAATCATACGATGAAGGGAAGGACTCAGCAGAACATTCAGGGGTATTGCGGTTAAGGGGATTGCCATTTTCAGCTGGCAAGGATGATATAATAGATTTTTTCAAGGATTTTGTGTTGTCAGAGGACAATATTCATTTCACAATGAATTCAGAAGGCAGGCCAACTGGGGAAGCATTTGTGGAGTTTGCAAATGCAGAAGATTCCAAAGCTTCCATGGCCAAGGATAGGATGACTCTTGGAAGTCGATATATAGAGTTGTTCCCGTCATCGCATGAGGAGTTGGATGAAGCAGTCTCAAAAGGACGGTGATTCCTTATTGAATAATTGCCTTCATTGCTCTGCTGTACTTTTTATGATGTTCTACTTAAAATATCTGGAACTTTGATGTTCTACTTAAAATATCTGGAACTTTGCTCAACTATtgtctgtaaggttttctagTTCCTTGAAATAGTTTCCCCTATTTTGCTTGCTCGCTTTGCTTATGTTGCTCTAAATATTGGTTGAAACATAGCGTTTTACTGACGAGTAGTCCTCCGACTTCTGTGTCTTGGTGATTCCACCTCAGTTTGCTGCTAGGTCATCTAATTATCGCcataaaaaccaaaaccattaGCAAAAGGACCAGTAAATGCTTTTTCCTGCCAAGTGCCCTAGGTCATGAAAGCTTCCAGTCCATATCTTGCAtccatttttttaaataaatctTGTATCCATTTTACACAACGTAAATAGTTGTCTCATGTTCAAATATTCTCTCCTGAAACAAAGCTGATAGTATTAACTGTGCTCTGCTACCAGTTTGTATAGGAATTTTCTTGTGGAAAAACTGAGGGATCACtatccaaaaaaataaaataggaAGCGGCTGACATAACAGTGCTCATACAATACTAGAGAGCAGCTGACCTGCTTCAGAGTTTCATACAGCTGTGAATTGTCCTAGCACTGATGCATAAACAATACGACTTAAAAAAGCGAATACAGTATCCAAGCAGTAATTCAAACTCAAGGTGCAGACATGTTTATACAACACAAGGACAAGCAATGGTCATATTAGGGCAACGCTGCAGGAAAGGGGCGCATTGGACGCCATAGAGTTTTACAGCTTCCTGATGAGGAGAAACAGTCTTTGATCAAGTTCAAAGTTCTTAAATTGAGAGGCTTCCCCCTTGAGCATCATCAACAGCCCAGCAAATGAAGCATTCACCTCCCTGGAGACAGAAGAAATCAGATAAGAAAAACCATTCAGGTTTAAATCATATAAAATTTGTTTGCTGTTCATATTCATTTGGAGAAGTAATAGGAGAAAATGAATGTTGTATGGGCATTGCAAGTCCTGCAGATGGTCCACTTGTCTATGAGATTAAAAAGctgttttttttcattatgCTGAAGGttaattttttcattcatatttctttggtaAAACCAACATTGAGCAATTCAAATACTAACCACATTAACCCAAATGCAGACGCTACCATTTTTGTGtctttattattaaaaaagaaaaaagaacgaAACATGATTAGCAAGCAAACAAGGCAAACAAATAGCAAATTGCACAATTCCAAGGGAATAATTTTTCACACTTACGCTTTAGGATCACGTTTAGAACCTTCTGAAATCTTAAAAAGCTTCCCTTGCATCACGTATTCATATTCATCAGCCAAGGTCTTGCGATTTCCCTGTCATAACAGTAAACTTTAACAGTTAGGCAGAACCTAAATCTTGATGGTCTTAGaaactgaaaatgaaaaaaacagCTATAAATCAGAGCAAACATCATGGAAACCCGGACAACAGACATCTTTATAATCATCTTTTTCTAATGATAGTTCAATTATGAAAGATATGACTTATAGGCATAAGATCAACAGAAAAGAGAG encodes:
- the LOC126785972 gene encoding uncharacterized protein LOC126785972 isoform X2; translation: MFYRGDGREMGAKRQRLDHRLDHRIDQGSSFYANSPGSSYLFNPTPSAFVGQPPPFPVVKLRGLPFDCTEADVVEFFHGLDIVDILFVHKNSKVTGEAFCVLGYPLQVDFALQRNRQNMGRRYVEVFRSKRQEYYRAIANEVADSRSASPRRNAPRAKSYDEGKDSAEHSGVLRLRGLPFSAGKDDIIDFFKDFVLSEDNIHFTMNSEGRPTGEAFVEFANAEDSKASMAKDRMTLGSRYIELFPSSHEELDEAVSKGR
- the LOC126785972 gene encoding uncharacterized protein LOC126785972 isoform X1, which gives rise to MKLGRGVRCDGREMGAKRQRLDHRLDHRIDQGSSFYANSPGSSYLFNPTPSAFVGQPPPFPVVKLRGLPFDCTEADVVEFFHGLDIVDILFVHKNSKVTGEAFCVLGYPLQVDFALQRNRQNMGRRYVEVFRSKRQEYYRAIANEVADSRSASPRRNAPRAKSYDEGKDSAEHSGVLRLRGLPFSAGKDDIIDFFKDFVLSEDNIHFTMNSEGRPTGEAFVEFANAEDSKASMAKDRMTLGSRYIELFPSSHEELDEAVSKGR